The region CGATTGCTTAAGAATCAATGTATAAATTTCAAATCCTAATGTTTTGGAAAACTTGagtaaaattaaattatcaAATATGCATATAATACTGGAACAACTACCTCCTGAGGCCAAGATCTGAAAGTGCTACAGTGGTTTCAGATGCTATTCGCTGAAGGTCTTACTGCTGAAGAATTCTGAGAATATTCACCAGAGTAGGCTTTTAATCTGGTATCTCTGATCGAATAGGAAAGTGTCAGATACAGTTATTATGCTCAGGATATCAGGCTATCTGTCAAAGACTGATATTGATACCTTAGCTTCAAACCTCAGATCTGGCTCCTTGCCTCACGCTATGGAGAATGTATTCCCTGCTACAGGATGTTTCTCCACGCTTTGCCTAACACAAATTCCTATTTCTTtacattctcattttaaaatttctgtctttttaaaaaatctcttgTGTAATATGAGAAGTGCATCATAGTCTTGCATCATGCTCTGAGCACAGTTAGGCTTTGGCTTGCACTGAGGTTCTAGCCAGCACATCTCTGCCTCCTGAACATTTTACCCAAGGCATAGGCAGCTTACATGTTTGGAAGCAATTACTGTGCTAAGTATCCAGTGATGTATCTTTCCcagaagctgaaaatgaagGTATAAAAGACATCTACACAGTAATTTATGGGTGTTAATGTATGGGTGTAAGTTTCTCTGGGGATAATTATGTGACTACGCTAATAATGCAGAAGATGCTTTGATACGTTAAAGAAAAGCTCATAATGTTCTTCTTTAGCATTTCAGTACTGTCAGAAGGGCATATATTTGAACAGAAGGGAGGGATGAGCGACCCATATGTCTTCTCAAAAATAGCCCATTCTCTTAACACCACAGGCATGCCAAGAAGACATTGTTTGATATAAGAACTGATATTTAGAGGCATTTGCTGGAAACTGCCTGTTCTGAGAGCAGAAGGATGCAAACAGCATGCTGCTGGTGAAGCACGGGCATGAGCCACTGCAGAAGTGCGAGAGGCAGGGGTTACAGCTGGAAGAAGGGGTGTTGCTGGCAGCTGGATGGGCAAAACATCCACAGCTTTGTAGACTTTGGTACTTTTAAAAACTAGTCTAGCCCACTTTGAAGCTGACTTTGCTCTGTTTCAGAAATAGACCTGCAGGCCTTTATGATAAGCCCAGGGCCAGGCTTCATTAGTATGCCTTGAAGAAGGGAAGGTTCCCAGCTAAGCCGGAGCAATTTCTCCCAAATGTTCCTTTTGCTGACTGGCAGGCAGCTGCCATGGAATGTTAGTCCTTGAGAAAATCCCCAGCATGCTGGCAGAAGGGATGGCTCCCATTGCTAGGCCTCAAGGTGTTTTCAGTCCTTGTGGAGACACCTGGAGCAGTCCCACCATAAAGCTGCCCTATGAAATGGCCTCTGGCTGGATGcctctgcctgctttccagTGGAGTAATTGCCCAGCCAGAATGAAACTTCACAGTCTAGGTTTTAACACCTTCGCAGTATTTTAGCTTTTGTCTTAGTAAGCCTGTCATCTAATCCTTTAGATGGCCTCTCCCTTTTATGTCTGTAAAATTGCTCAGCGAGCCACTACCTGAGGGATCCCCCGCCACTGGTGTTGCAGGAGAATCCTGAGGGGCTGACAGGAAAATCACCGGACTTGGTTTCCTGGGGTGATGGGCGCATGTGAGAGTGGCAGGTGGGTGGGGGAGGCCCAGGCAGGCATTGCAAGAGGCCACATTTGCATTTCCTGTCACTGGAGCGCTTGTGGGCCTGCTGGGACGAGACCTCATCTTGTCTAAGTAATTATAAGGGCATTCCTACCCAACAATGATACCTGCTGTCGTGTTTGTTGCAAACTCCCCTGTGTTACAGCAAGGTTTAGTGGATTAATAACGTGAGCTTTTGGGCCACTCCTACTCCCTTGGCCAACGATTTTCATGCATAATAAGTATTCTCATTTAGTCTAACCAGGACGGAGCCCAAGGGTCAGAATAGCCATACCTGTGCATCAAGGGGATAAGACATGGGGATTCCAGAAGGAGAAGGGTATTCTGCCCCCTCCATGCTGGATTCAACTCTTCTGCCCTTCTGCAGCCACAGTGTGGCTCACCAGGTCCCTTCACAGGGGCTGTGCTGCGTGCTCCCCTCTGTGGGCACAGAGGGGTCAGCAAAAGAGAGCACTGGGCAGGTAGAGCTGTGGAGTGTTTGACATTTTGATAAGGAAcagcatattttaaattaagctcttgtaaaaatatgcaaaaatacCTCATACCAGCGACAGCCTGTGCTATGAGAGCATGTGAGGTTGAGCAAGGGGATGTGGTCCTGATATCACACGGCTGGCCTGACAGATAAAGGCCATTTGAAAATCCAGAAGTTCAGACTGCTGATCACAGGTctgttttgggaaaaaaagcatctgcCCATGTTTCATAACGTGTGTAGTGGAAATACTGGGAGATATGTAAATACGGACATTATGCAATGAAAGGAAAACTACATTAAAATTGTTTACACTCAGAAAAAGTAAGAACCAGAACTGCAGCCTTTTTATTGCTACACCATTGAAATGAGTGTGTGCCCAACCTGACTATTTAGGTAGTGCAGGGTACCGGGCTTCTTTCCATCTTCCCACTGCTGTTTATGTCTCTTTAGTAGCAGCTGACATGGGGGCTATTAATCTGGAGCACACTGGGAGAGGAATGCTCTGAACAGTCTAGCTCTGTGATAGCTATCAATTGAACAAATAATTAAGAATACCAATTAGCACTTACAGTCAAGGGATAGGTGTGGGGAGAGGGACTGTGACACACCACTGTGTCAGCCTGGGGATGGAGACTCCATGCTGTTGAGCTCTGTGAGACAAACACTGTGGCTGAGCATGTCCCATAGGAAATACAGGTGGTGGAGCAGATCCCGGTACCCTCTGGTGCACCATGGAGCACCTCATCAGAGGTGACTCCAGCGAAGGACTCCTTGTTGTTCCTGTACAGTGAGCTCATGCACATGTGTTGCTGTGGGCAAGATGCAAGAGGTCAGGCCGGTTTGGTCAGTGTCTGCCAGGAAAAAGTGGACAAGACAAATTTTATCTTGTCTTATCCAAGCAAAGCCCTACTGCCCCAGCACTCAGTGCTGTCTAACGGGCAATTTTCACAGCCGCGAGTAGTTATTACTTGACCACAGCTAGTAAAACAATGGAAAACATGCTTGTAAAATAATCTGACAagcttcagaggaaaaacattATTTAGCATATTGTTTGTAAAATTTTTGCTCATAAGtagagataaagaaaaaaagtctatttCATGCAAAATATCTAAactatttactttattttcattgagCTATGAGAGTCAGCTTTATCTTCAGTCCAGGTCGACTAAACATACAATCCGGTTCTACACAATTCTCCCCATTAACCAGGCCAGAtacagtaattttatttctccCAGAAGTACACCCAAATGTGATATGACATTAATTTATTTGGTGCTTTGAATGCTTTATTGTATGGTTGATTTTTCAGgatggaaagggaaggaagtCAAGTAAATGCTTGTGGTCATAGGGTATTTCTTTATAGCTATTTGACACTTGTATACAATTAGGGGTATGGActacaaacacagcaaaacagaaatattagcAGGGCAGGCAAACCTTCAAACAGGAGTTTATAgcaattcaggaaaaaaaaaaaagtaacaagtGAGATATAATCCTACAAATGCACCTAGgaacatattaaaaaatgatTCAAAAAATGCTATCGCGAGATTGCAAGTTAGCTTTGCCTTTACAGCAAATCTATGCAAACTTCAAATACTAGGCCTGAGAATGGAGGTATCAAAAATTAACAGCCACATTATCTGTAGTGTGAAAATATAGATGAAATAACATCttccttcaaatattttcttctcttttttttcccccccctaaTTTTCTCAATTTTTCCTTTGGCAGCTATAAAACCTTATAACCAATCACAAATAGCTATAGATGGAAGAGAGAGACCATAAAAAGAACATCTTCtctcttaatttattttattcattcgtTTTTTGGACGTGTTTATTGGTTTATATGATTGCTGCACATGAATAAAAGCACCAGAAACATTCCCAAGCTTTTGGTAACAAATGATTCAAAGctcatttcttctctaaaaaTTAATCATAAAAATGAAGCCTTCTTGTCCCCAGACAATTTGTCTTCCTGTCTGCATTCAATTATGCGTGGCTTTTAAGAAATTCAGCCCAGCCTCAGCAGACATGATCTGATTTCAACAGAACCTGAAACAGGCGGTgattttgaagcattttgtgGTACTTTTCTCCTGTCAACAGCCCATCCCAGACAGCCTATGTAGTGAGGcaagttttccttcttcctcacaTTCCCTGTCCAGCATTTCTCACTGACGTGCCCCCTCTGAaccactgctggcagcagcgcGCTTTGCCTCAGCGTCACagtgcagggaaaaaaacagccatGCTTTACCCATAAAATGTCTGCTTTTATAGCTAATGAAGTGAAAGTCTAGCACATCTGGCAACTCACAgggccattttttttttcagagagaaaatataatTCAAGGGAGATATTTCCTACACATTTTTTTGTAATGAGGGGCTATGCTGTTTGGGAGGAACAGTCCATTTATATCCACGTGGAAGCATCATTGCAACTTTCATAGTTGATCACCAAACGTCTAAAAGCACTGTAGATGTGTTTGTTCTGTGTACAGATGAACCCACCACTCCTCCAAGCTTGCTCAACAGCGCGGTTAAGGTCCCCAATGCAGGTCCACTGAACTTCTTCCTTCATTGAAACAGACCATTTGGAATGATCCAGGATCGAATGGAAGGTGGAATTCAGTGGCGTCCCTATGAGATTTATGTTGTAGACGTAGTACTGGAGAGAGCAGTTTGAGGGAAGCTTTTGGCCAGAGTGCTGCCAGGATTCAGCCAACAAATCAGTCTTCAGTTCCTGAGCCACCCAGGCCACGTAGATATCTGTGGGATAGCAGAGGATGGGAGAAGTCAGCCCTTCgttttccttcatttaagaAGGAACCAAAAAGGATCACCTAAACTGGGCTAACTTCGCTCCGATGCCTGAAGTGAACCAGAAGAGATTTTGCCCCCAGCTCCCCCTTATTTTGACTTTTATTTCCTAAATTCattcttgttttcccttcttttcctggaaaactTGTTAGAAATAATCAATAGGAagtaaaggaaaagggaaaaaaaaaaaaaaaaaagcaaaactcagttcttcataacaaaataaaagcagatgatTCAAAcctcatttttgttctttgttgctACAGTTGAATAACAGGATAGAAAATTTCTGACAACCCCATTAACGTGCATTGTAAGACGTTTGAAAGATCAGATAGCTTTTTACTTTGTGGGGCTGACAGAATGACAGAAGACCATTCCCCACTCTgctacatttatttctgaagctgaaattctttccttcccctcaaagaaaatattgtcaAAGGATATACGGAGTGCCCACTGCATGTTTGAACACGTGGTAGATAACAGCACTTTCTCTTACCATCCACGAAAGAACGAGACTTTGCAAAGTGGAGAAAGGCTTCCCCATGTGCTGACTGCAGCTTGGAGAGGCGGCGCAGGGGGCCCGAGGGCAGCCTGGAGCCTGAGCAGAGCTTTTGCAGGTTTGGGAGATCGGCTTGGAAGGTATCAGGGAGGGAGCAGCTGTAGATTTCTGGATTAGAGCTCAGCATCT is a window of Gallus gallus isolate bGalGal1 chromosome 8, bGalGal1.mat.broiler.GRCg7b, whole genome shotgun sequence DNA encoding:
- the DNASE2B gene encoding deoxyribonuclease-2-beta precursor yields the protein MTASSVWCSPTLLLLLLFSPALWAAEISCRNEDGEAVDWFVLYKLPKHTKGGGTGLGLEYLYMDSLAQQWQLGRYLVNMTQGALGQTLGQLYKAYESKRNNTVYAIYNDEVPHSGSINGKRGHTKGFLLLDKSQGFWVIHSVPLFPPFPEDGYGYPASGESYGQTAICITFSYEQFIEIDQQMLSSNPEIYSCSLPDTFQADLPNLQKLCSGSRLPSGPLRRLSKLQSAHGEAFLHFAKSRSFVDDIYVAWVAQELKTDLLAESWQHSGQKLPSNCSLQYYVYNINLIGTPLNSTFHSILDHSKWSVSMKEEVQWTCIGDLNRAVEQAWRSGGFICTQNKHIYSAFRRLVINYESCNDASTWI